From a region of the Fervidicoccaceae archaeon genome:
- a CDS encoding KEOPS complex subunit Pcc1: protein MSIQEIGATLELVIDDEEVAKAIIDGISADDEPEGKKIKTKAYRKGNKVIVEMQTKNPEVLTLRNTIEEYLRSIATVINALTASKNGTEKTEKTENVGG, encoded by the coding sequence TTGTCAATACAGGAAATTGGGGCCACGCTTGAGCTTGTTATAGATGATGAGGAAGTAGCAAAGGCAATAATTGACGGGATATCAGCTGATGATGAACCAGAGGGAAAAAAGATAAAAACGAAGGCTTACAGGAAGGGAAATAAGGTAATTGTTGAAATGCAAACCAAGAATCCCGAGGTCCTAACATTAAGGAACACTATTGAGGAATATCTTAGATCAATAGCTACGGTTATTAATGCCTTAACTGCATCAAAAAATGGGACAGAGAAAACGGAAAAAACAGAGAACGTAGGAGGATGA
- a CDS encoding 30S ribosomal protein S3ae — MSAAKGRRKEIKDLWRQKKWYEVLAPPVFGEVSIGSIPAIEPSNLIGRTIEATLYDITGDYNQVHIKLKFQITSVDGHTAKTRFKGHELARDYLKVLTRRKSSKIQGIFKVQTKDGYVLRVSSAAFTSFKAKSSQKRAIRKIMEKIIAEKAKEMTFDELIQAFMGDTITSEIFSEAKKIYPIRKVEIFKSKLLLVPGPHGPQKAVIVPGSQALHQ, encoded by the coding sequence ATGTCAGCTGCAAAGGGAAGAAGGAAGGAGATTAAGGACTTATGGAGGCAAAAGAAGTGGTACGAGGTCCTAGCTCCTCCAGTGTTTGGGGAAGTCTCAATAGGGAGCATCCCAGCCATAGAACCCTCCAATCTTATAGGAAGAACTATAGAAGCGACCTTATACGACATAACCGGAGATTACAACCAAGTTCACATAAAGCTGAAATTCCAAATAACTAGCGTCGATGGGCATACGGCAAAAACTCGCTTTAAGGGTCATGAGCTAGCAAGAGATTACTTGAAGGTGCTTACAAGAAGAAAAAGTAGCAAGATTCAGGGAATCTTCAAAGTTCAGACAAAGGACGGATATGTCTTGAGGGTTTCCAGTGCTGCATTTACATCGTTCAAGGCGAAAAGCAGTCAGAAGAGAGCCATAAGGAAGATAATGGAAAAAATTATAGCAGAAAAGGCAAAGGAAATGACCTTTGATGAATTGATTCAGGCATTCATGGGAGATACCATAACCTCCGAAATATTTTCGGAGGCAAAGAAGATATATCCTATTAGAAAGGTGGAAATATTCAAATCAAAATTGCTGTTGGTTCCTGGCCCTCACGGCCCTCAAAAAGCAGTAATCGTTCCAGGGAGCCAAGCACTACATCAATAA
- a CDS encoding DUF72 domain-containing protein, with amino-acid sequence MDRTQKSNRPDIGVCGFPKAMASVFLQVDIVELQQTFYDLLSKRRIMSIKKAKPEEKKISMKVWQVVTHPPESPTWKKIKKLPEDGERSNYGYLKPTEENFTALKLSLFQAKELGAFAAILQTPPSMPYNLGHLENITEFFRNALSMFSREGILLVWEPRGAYAEDVRFLEKISDLGVVICSDVLKRGMLVENDVIYTRLHGLGEKEVNYAYKYTNEDLERLKRIVLKYLENGKKVYVLFNNVYMLDDAVRFKKLFGE; translated from the coding sequence TTGGATAGAACACAAAAAAGCAATAGGCCAGATATAGGTGTCTGCGGCTTCCCTAAGGCGATGGCAAGTGTTTTTTTACAAGTGGATATTGTAGAATTGCAGCAGACATTCTATGACCTTCTCAGCAAAAGAAGGATAATGTCGATAAAAAAAGCGAAACCAGAAGAGAAAAAAATTTCAATGAAAGTTTGGCAGGTTGTTACTCACCCACCCGAATCTCCTACTTGGAAGAAAATCAAAAAACTACCAGAGGATGGGGAGAGGAGTAACTACGGATATTTGAAGCCTACTGAGGAGAATTTCACAGCATTGAAGCTCTCTCTTTTTCAAGCGAAAGAGCTTGGAGCATTTGCAGCTATTCTTCAAACCCCTCCATCGATGCCCTACAATTTAGGACATCTCGAAAATATAACTGAGTTTTTCAGAAATGCTCTGTCTATGTTCTCAAGAGAGGGGATCTTGCTAGTTTGGGAGCCCAGAGGAGCATATGCAGAGGATGTCCGTTTTCTCGAAAAAATTTCAGATTTGGGAGTAGTTATTTGCTCCGATGTTCTCAAGAGGGGTATGCTAGTTGAGAATGATGTAATATATACGAGGCTTCATGGTCTGGGAGAGAAGGAAGTAAATTATGCGTACAAATATACAAATGAAGATCTCGAGAGGCTAAAGAGGATAGTATTGAAGTATCTAGAAAATGGGAAAAAGGTTTATGTTTTGTTCAACAATGTGTATATGTTAGATGATGCTGTTAGATTTAAAAAATTGTTTGGTGAATAG
- a CDS encoding M20 family metallo-hydrolase, which translates to MEPAYGSIFNKIDEYREEIVNFLKEIIRIPAICPDYGGKGELRKAERVKQLVKSWGFDEVIEVNSVDERAEGGIRPNIAFLHGKGESRVWFISHLDVVQPGEISSWTISNPFEPVLRDNKLYGRGSEDNGQGIVSTLFSAKALIETEANLKRPIGVLLVSDEECGSKYGLQHVLNSSPDLIRKNDLVVVPDAGSPDGLFIEIAEKSILWLKFSIEGKQTHASTPNKGFNAHRVGVQLASNLDRILKNKYFSQNSLFDPPESTFELTMASSSSNSPNIIPGRYEFVLDSRVLPVYPLDEVLQLINNVVSYIEKINEEIIDGERFPKIKVDILQRFDAPPPTPADSEIVKLLRESIKIVKGKEPRIGGVGGGTVASFLRKRGIPAAVWSTIDETAHQPNEYAVIDNILSDAKVFSLLPLL; encoded by the coding sequence ATGGAGCCCGCTTATGGTTCAATATTCAATAAAATTGATGAATACAGAGAAGAAATTGTGAACTTTCTAAAAGAAATAATAAGGATCCCTGCGATTTGTCCTGATTATGGAGGAAAAGGCGAGTTAAGAAAAGCAGAGAGAGTTAAACAGCTTGTGAAGAGTTGGGGATTTGATGAAGTAATTGAGGTTAACTCAGTTGACGAGAGAGCCGAAGGAGGCATAAGACCAAACATAGCATTTCTTCACGGAAAAGGGGAGAGCAGGGTTTGGTTCATATCTCATTTAGATGTCGTACAACCAGGAGAAATTTCTAGTTGGACTATATCCAATCCATTTGAACCGGTCCTAAGAGATAACAAGCTGTACGGCAGAGGATCGGAAGATAATGGACAGGGTATTGTATCAACTTTATTTTCTGCCAAAGCTCTAATTGAAACCGAGGCAAATCTAAAAAGACCTATTGGTGTTCTGCTAGTGAGCGATGAGGAATGCGGATCTAAATATGGCTTACAGCATGTTTTAAACAGTTCTCCCGATCTAATTAGAAAGAATGATCTCGTTGTAGTGCCTGACGCTGGAAGTCCCGATGGCTTATTCATTGAAATAGCGGAGAAATCCATTCTATGGCTTAAGTTCTCCATTGAGGGAAAGCAGACGCACGCATCAACACCAAACAAGGGTTTCAATGCCCATAGAGTTGGGGTTCAACTCGCTTCAAATTTAGACAGAATTCTCAAAAATAAGTACTTCTCTCAGAACTCTCTATTTGATCCTCCTGAAAGCACATTTGAGTTAACCATGGCATCTTCCAGCTCCAACTCACCAAATATAATTCCAGGCAGATACGAATTTGTGCTGGATAGCAGAGTACTTCCAGTTTATCCCTTGGATGAGGTGCTCCAGCTCATAAATAATGTAGTAAGCTACATCGAAAAAATAAATGAGGAAATTATTGACGGGGAAAGATTCCCAAAAATTAAAGTAGATATTCTTCAGAGATTTGATGCTCCCCCTCCAACTCCAGCGGATAGCGAAATTGTCAAATTGCTAAGGGAGTCAATAAAGATTGTGAAGGGCAAAGAGCCGAGGATAGGCGGTGTTGGTGGGGGGACTGTAGCTTCGTTTCTCCGAAAGAGGGGGATTCCAGCAGCAGTTTGGTCAACAATTGATGAAACAGCCCATCAGCCCAATGAATATGCTGTAATTGACAACATCCTGTCGGATGCTAAAGTCTTCTCTCTCCTACCTCTCCTATAG
- a CDS encoding Tm-1-like ATP-binding domain-containing protein, with protein MSNERARPNIAILVTLDTKECEGYYLKERVESNGGRAFLIDLSMRKYVPKLGRPDVSNEEVAHAGGSSMEEVSSLDRSKAQEIMIKGARKILRELLARKELDGIVGLGGSTGLSLIASIMRELPMFIPKYIVTTVITEAGSLIAGSDIVPVWSISDLAGGERVNAIEAEVLNRVAAAVIGASRPIPYEFRQMPTIFATQFGNTTPHIIVAKDYLQKMGYDVIPFHALGKTGGYVMERLIESGLGIGVLDVTTHELVDEVAGGVLNASEENKLRLTAGGKRGIPQVVLPGAVDMINFWGPETVPEKFRSRCVYEHSRGLVTLIRATGEELYYVGSIMAKRLNQSRGPTAVIFPLRGFSIIDNDPQANPKYAPPGAYCQRMIYEEDGKIRFERTDTPWFDPQADRRLLKALLEQLDLSNENLDLIVVDYNINDPEVALLSARMLDDMIKGSWKKGNIPEVEGLDKEKIIKDPWKLI; from the coding sequence TTGAGCAATGAAAGAGCGAGACCGAACATCGCAATACTGGTAACCTTGGATACTAAGGAGTGTGAAGGATATTACTTGAAGGAAAGAGTTGAGTCAAATGGAGGCAGAGCATTTCTCATAGATCTATCTATGAGAAAGTATGTTCCGAAGCTTGGAAGGCCGGATGTTAGCAACGAAGAGGTTGCCCATGCAGGAGGCTCTTCAATGGAGGAAGTAAGCTCTCTTGATAGATCGAAAGCACAGGAAATAATGATAAAAGGAGCTAGGAAAATCCTTAGAGAATTGCTTGCTAGAAAAGAGTTGGATGGTATAGTAGGGCTGGGTGGTTCCACGGGATTGTCATTAATTGCTTCTATCATGAGAGAGCTGCCTATGTTTATACCCAAGTATATTGTCACCACGGTCATAACTGAGGCAGGATCACTCATAGCTGGTTCAGACATAGTCCCCGTATGGTCCATCTCTGACCTAGCAGGAGGAGAAAGGGTAAATGCTATAGAAGCAGAAGTTCTCAATAGAGTAGCAGCAGCAGTGATCGGAGCATCTCGTCCAATTCCATATGAATTCAGACAAATGCCCACAATATTTGCCACGCAGTTTGGAAATACAACGCCTCACATTATTGTGGCCAAGGATTATTTGCAGAAAATGGGCTATGACGTTATACCTTTTCATGCTCTGGGGAAGACAGGTGGATATGTCATGGAGAGGCTGATTGAGTCCGGTCTTGGTATTGGAGTTCTGGACGTTACAACCCATGAGCTAGTTGATGAAGTAGCAGGAGGTGTGCTCAATGCTAGTGAAGAGAACAAGCTTCGACTCACTGCAGGGGGGAAGAGAGGCATACCTCAAGTAGTTCTCCCTGGTGCTGTAGATATGATTAATTTCTGGGGTCCAGAAACAGTTCCAGAAAAATTCAGAAGCAGATGCGTCTATGAGCACAGCAGAGGGCTTGTGACTTTGATCAGAGCTACTGGGGAAGAGCTCTATTATGTTGGAAGCATCATGGCAAAAAGGCTAAATCAGAGCAGGGGGCCAACAGCTGTGATATTCCCGCTCAGAGGATTTAGCATCATAGACAATGATCCGCAGGCTAATCCAAAGTACGCTCCACCTGGAGCTTATTGTCAGAGAATGATCTATGAGGAAGATGGGAAAATCAGGTTTGAGAGGACTGATACTCCTTGGTTTGATCCCCAAGCTGACAGAAGGCTTCTCAAGGCACTATTGGAGCAATTAGATCTGTCAAATGAAAATTTAGATCTCATTGTAGTAGATTATAATATAAATGACCCCGAAGTCGCTCTGCTTAGTGCTAGGATGCTGGATGATATGATAAAAGGTAGCTGGAAAAAAGGCAACATACCAGAAGTTGAGGGACTGGATAAGGAAAAAATAATCAAAGATCCTTGGAAATTGATATGA
- a CDS encoding phosphoenolpyruvate hydrolase family protein, whose amino-acid sequence MADYIPKKIILEKMHEKISKGEPILGVGAGVGIIAKVAEIAGADLIIIYNSGRYRMAGFGSLAGLMPYGDAHEVLLDLAPEVLSVVRATPVLAGVTGTHPFYQGTRMMKFIQYLKELGFSGVQNFPTVGLIDKGSLFRTNLEETGMGYDKEIEAIRIAHELDMLTAPYVFDENDISAMLKAGADILVLHFGLTSKGTIGARTTITLEEAAKRASEWAEIARSQKPDAIILVHGGPVSDIDDWKYIAERVKGIHGFFGATTFERLPTERAVSEQIRAFKNVKIKVQ is encoded by the coding sequence ATGGCAGATTATATACCTAAAAAAATAATCTTGGAAAAAATGCATGAAAAGATTTCTAAAGGAGAACCCATATTGGGGGTCGGGGCAGGTGTAGGTATAATAGCTAAAGTGGCAGAGATCGCGGGTGCTGATCTGATAATCATATATAATTCTGGCAGATACAGAATGGCAGGCTTTGGTTCGCTTGCTGGATTGATGCCATATGGGGATGCCCATGAGGTGCTCCTTGATCTTGCTCCGGAGGTGCTGAGCGTTGTTAGAGCAACTCCCGTATTGGCTGGTGTGACTGGAACCCATCCTTTCTATCAGGGAACTCGAATGATGAAGTTCATTCAATATTTGAAGGAATTGGGCTTTTCCGGTGTTCAAAACTTTCCAACTGTAGGGCTTATTGATAAGGGGTCTCTGTTCAGAACAAATCTTGAGGAAACTGGCATGGGGTATGATAAAGAAATTGAGGCCATAAGAATAGCTCATGAACTTGATATGCTCACTGCTCCCTATGTATTTGATGAAAATGATATCTCTGCTATGTTGAAAGCGGGTGCCGACATATTGGTTCTTCACTTTGGGCTGACCTCCAAGGGTACAATTGGTGCTAGAACTACGATAACTTTGGAAGAAGCAGCAAAGAGAGCGAGCGAGTGGGCAGAAATAGCTAGAAGTCAGAAACCTGATGCTATTATCCTTGTGCATGGAGGACCTGTATCAGATATAGATGACTGGAAATACATAGCTGAAAGAGTTAAGGGAATTCACGGATTCTTTGGAGCAACAACATTTGAGAGACTGCCAACGGAAAGGGCAGTATCTGAACAAATCAGAGCATTCAAAAATGTGAAGATAAAGGTGCAGTGA
- a CDS encoding RimK family alpha-L-glutamate ligase yields the protein MRIAVMHPSATPPPSCREILFEAKKLGVGGTYFRPQDITVAYSNGSLDIFKKGRELNADIVFVRGTSSPSSIEQFTWMTNIVRIIESKGSMTINSYDSIILARDKSMLPSILQKRGINFPRTYVTNDLQVALNVVGKLGKTVVKPIIGSLGRGIMLLDNEDIAYTVLKQLLAWGQPLLLQEYIEKKEGRDIRVLVINGEIYAAYYRKAQPGHFKTNLAQGGVPEKAEIDSEISEIALSTADVLKLFYGGIDIAESVEGERFVLEANASPNWKGALYLGLNPARKLVEEAIKLARK from the coding sequence ATGAGAATAGCGGTGATGCATCCAAGCGCTACGCCACCTCCTTCATGCAGAGAGATATTGTTTGAGGCAAAGAAACTGGGTGTTGGGGGAACATACTTTAGACCACAGGATATTACAGTAGCATATAGCAACGGCTCGCTTGATATTTTCAAAAAAGGTAGGGAGCTGAATGCAGATATTGTGTTTGTGAGGGGGACAAGCTCTCCTTCCTCAATAGAGCAGTTCACCTGGATGACAAATATCGTTAGGATAATAGAATCAAAGGGAAGCATGACGATAAATAGCTATGATTCAATCATACTTGCTAGAGACAAGTCAATGCTGCCATCGATACTGCAAAAAAGAGGAATTAACTTCCCTAGAACTTATGTCACAAACGACCTCCAGGTTGCTCTAAATGTGGTTGGAAAGCTTGGAAAAACGGTTGTAAAGCCAATAATAGGCAGCCTGGGAAGGGGAATAATGCTTCTTGACAATGAGGACATTGCATATACTGTGCTGAAACAGCTCTTAGCGTGGGGACAGCCATTGCTCCTTCAAGAATACATTGAAAAAAAGGAGGGAAGAGATATTAGAGTTCTGGTGATCAATGGAGAAATCTATGCTGCTTATTATAGAAAAGCGCAGCCGGGGCACTTCAAAACAAATCTGGCTCAAGGTGGTGTACCTGAAAAGGCAGAAATTGATAGTGAAATTTCTGAGATAGCACTGTCTACAGCAGATGTTCTGAAGCTGTTCTATGGAGGCATAGACATTGCTGAATCCGTTGAGGGAGAAAGATTTGTGCTCGAGGCCAATGCTTCTCCTAATTGGAAAGGAGCACTATATCTTGGATTGAATCCAGCAAGAAAGCTTGTGGAAGAGGCCATTAAATTAGCAAGGAAGTGA
- a CDS encoding class I SAM-dependent rRNA methyltransferase yields the protein MDKVVLKEKAEKFLSRRAYTIYSKWIKEDPAVPQGSFVEFVLRDEIVARGFYERIGPIGGRILAYVSENDSRSLEDIIEWRLEKAYKLRMMGGERPEKGYRLLYADSDGTPGLIADVFGDTAVLQSSSFGWDSSSSVLARKIVELGISQRVYLKNDQRGRKAFGLPVFREFLIGAPPPEVVIEENGYRVIVNYGEGQKTGFYIDQREARRKISEMNLKDFKVLDLFSYTGSFSLAALTAGASSSILVDEDEIALEIARRNMIENGFQERFEIIRGRVEKILENLVAKRRRFDLIIADPPAFIPTLSHKERGMRAYANLFRNSMKIIQPGGLLYASSCSHSLREEELLKLLREAARSNGFTLRVIFHASEYNAIPYVRSEDSGLLYLKGFLMRVE from the coding sequence ATGGATAAAGTTGTTCTCAAGGAAAAGGCTGAAAAGTTCCTTTCTAGAAGAGCTTATACAATATATTCGAAATGGATTAAGGAAGACCCAGCAGTTCCTCAGGGAAGCTTTGTTGAATTTGTACTAAGAGATGAAATCGTGGCAAGGGGTTTTTACGAGAGAATTGGCCCCATTGGAGGAAGAATTTTGGCATATGTCTCAGAGAATGACTCCAGAAGCCTCGAGGATATAATTGAATGGAGATTGGAAAAGGCATATAAGCTGAGAATGATGGGGGGAGAAAGGCCAGAAAAAGGATACAGGCTTCTTTATGCTGATAGCGATGGGACTCCAGGTTTGATTGCTGATGTTTTTGGAGACACTGCAGTCCTACAGAGCTCAAGCTTTGGATGGGATAGCAGCTCGTCTGTTTTAGCGAGAAAAATTGTAGAGCTTGGAATAAGCCAAAGAGTATACTTGAAGAATGATCAGCGAGGCAGAAAGGCGTTTGGTCTTCCTGTTTTCAGGGAGTTCTTAATCGGAGCACCCCCGCCTGAAGTAGTGATCGAGGAGAATGGATACAGAGTAATCGTAAATTATGGGGAGGGGCAAAAAACTGGCTTCTATATAGATCAGAGAGAAGCTAGAAGAAAGATAAGTGAGATGAACTTGAAGGACTTCAAAGTTCTTGATCTCTTCTCATATACGGGATCCTTTTCCCTGGCGGCCCTTACAGCTGGTGCTTCAAGTAGCATCCTTGTAGATGAAGATGAAATTGCTCTGGAGATTGCTAGAAGGAACATGATTGAAAATGGTTTTCAGGAAAGGTTTGAGATTATAAGAGGAAGAGTTGAAAAGATTCTGGAAAACTTAGTAGCGAAGAGAAGGAGATTCGACCTGATAATAGCAGATCCCCCTGCTTTCATACCAACTCTATCGCACAAGGAAAGAGGGATGAGGGCCTATGCTAATCTGTTTAGAAATTCAATGAAAATAATACAACCAGGCGGTCTACTATATGCCTCCAGCTGCAGCCATAGTTTAAGGGAAGAAGAGCTCTTGAAATTGCTGAGAGAAGCTGCCAGAAGCAACGGCTTCACCCTGAGGGTCATTTTTCATGCTTCAGAGTATAATGCTATTCCATATGTAAGAAGCGAAGACAGCGGGCTTCTTTACTTGAAGGGTTTTCTCATGAGGGTAGAGTGA
- a CDS encoding purine-nucleoside phosphorylase, with product MEIREPVHLKIQKGLLAEKVIAVGDPNRAQIFSEAFLSEARVVNTNRGLLSFTGKYGGIPLSIVTHGMGMPSAIIVFEELNMLGARTIVRVGTTGSLRKEVKIGDVVVATAAGHFNSSALKQYYPRDVIPPNSTSHELTAPLREELERSGFSVHVGPIISSDAFYAESEEQAEELGRLGFISIEMECAGLTALGWMRGFRTACVLYVTDSLVNGAKGLLGSEKVNRDMVKIGESVAKVLSTY from the coding sequence TTGGAGATAAGGGAACCTGTTCATCTTAAGATTCAGAAGGGGCTATTGGCAGAAAAAGTGATAGCCGTTGGAGACCCAAACAGAGCCCAGATTTTCTCAGAAGCCTTTCTCTCGGAGGCAAGAGTAGTCAATACAAACAGAGGCTTACTTTCATTCACGGGAAAATATGGAGGAATTCCTCTGAGCATAGTTACTCATGGAATGGGGATGCCAAGTGCTATTATTGTATTCGAGGAGCTGAATATGCTGGGAGCAAGAACAATAGTTAGAGTTGGCACAACCGGATCCTTGAGAAAAGAAGTAAAAATTGGAGATGTGGTAGTGGCAACAGCGGCAGGACACTTCAATTCAAGTGCTCTGAAACAATATTATCCAAGAGACGTAATTCCACCGAACTCAACATCTCATGAGCTAACAGCTCCTCTTAGGGAAGAGCTGGAGAGAAGCGGATTTTCCGTCCATGTGGGACCAATAATTAGCAGTGACGCATTCTATGCTGAAAGCGAAGAACAAGCAGAAGAACTGGGTAGGCTGGGATTTATTTCAATAGAAATGGAATGCGCTGGATTGACGGCTCTCGGATGGATGAGAGGTTTCAGGACAGCTTGTGTTTTGTACGTGACAGATAGTCTAGTCAATGGAGCGAAGGGGCTCTTGGGAAGTGAGAAAGTCAATAGAGATATGGTAAAGATAGGGGAATCTGTGGCGAAGGTCCTTTCCACATATTGA
- a CDS encoding DNA polymerase II: protein MSQESEIEFQPLDVSYEIEGKKPKIVIWSKLRDGKNAVIEDWRFRPYFYALPVQKSEIIEKVKKDIERICNSKRISSKISIEKRKYFGKEMDVLKVEVEIPEQVRLLRDSIRSIPNIYDVLEADVRFSLRYMIDHDMKPFRWYAAKVREIENNDYRVEKVFEMLDGPRELQAEATPPKLKMLAFDIEVYSPAGTPRPSSDPIIIIGTMDGGVAQFYSREKVDREIIEKFASYIREIDPDLIVGYNTNSFDWQYLMERAKNLKIDLDLGRKKNSPPSMSVMGHISIQGRLNVDIFNFVEEMTGTKRKTLDEIAEYMGVMKKSDRVLLEWYEIPKLWDSGDREANKVLAYNRDDVVSTYRLAEKFIPFGIQLSGLTGIPLDQIMAASVGFRLEYYLMRKAFRYGELVPNREERGRESYKGAIVLSPKPGVHENVAVLDFASMYPNIMIKYNVGPDTLVKDEDCSPEKCFIAPDVGHKFRKEPQGFFKSVLTELLQARKKMRDEMKKLQIGSPEYSILDERQKAVKVLANATYGYMGWQAARWYCRECAEAITAWGRANITSAINEAKKIGLNVIYGDTDSLFVENKPELVEKLIGWIDKELGLEIKVDKIYKRLFFTEAKKRYVGLTVDGTIDIVGFEAIRGDWSEIAKDIQVEVSRVILEEMSTKKAIAYVKDVIAKLKDRKIPMDKLIIWKTITKKIDEYEVDAPHVTAARLYESYGLKISPGDKVGYVVTKGSGKISERVKPYFAASIDEVDTEYYSDHQIVPAAMRILEYFGVKEAELKGSGKDAQKSLMDFLGKKS from the coding sequence TTGTCCCAGGAAAGTGAAATTGAGTTTCAACCGCTCGATGTGAGCTATGAAATTGAGGGAAAAAAGCCAAAGATAGTTATATGGTCAAAGCTCAGAGATGGAAAAAATGCGGTTATAGAAGATTGGAGATTTCGTCCATATTTCTATGCGCTTCCGGTGCAGAAAAGTGAAATCATAGAGAAAGTCAAAAAAGATATAGAGAGAATTTGCAATTCGAAGAGAATTTCCTCCAAGATTTCTATCGAGAAAAGAAAGTACTTTGGAAAAGAAATGGATGTGTTGAAAGTAGAAGTTGAAATTCCAGAACAAGTTAGGTTATTGAGAGACAGCATAAGGAGCATACCTAACATATATGATGTGCTAGAAGCAGATGTTAGATTCTCATTGAGATACATGATAGATCACGATATGAAGCCATTCAGATGGTACGCCGCAAAGGTGAGGGAAATTGAAAACAATGATTATAGAGTCGAAAAAGTTTTCGAAATGCTTGATGGCCCCAGAGAGCTTCAGGCTGAGGCAACTCCTCCTAAGCTGAAAATGCTGGCATTTGATATTGAGGTATATTCTCCAGCAGGCACTCCGAGGCCTTCTTCAGATCCTATTATAATTATAGGAACGATGGATGGAGGAGTAGCTCAGTTTTACTCGAGAGAGAAGGTTGATAGAGAGATTATTGAGAAATTTGCCTCGTATATTAGAGAGATCGATCCCGATCTAATTGTAGGATATAACACTAATTCATTCGACTGGCAATATTTGATGGAGCGAGCAAAGAACTTGAAAATTGACCTTGATTTAGGAAGGAAGAAGAACTCACCCCCTTCAATGAGCGTGATGGGGCATATAAGCATACAGGGAAGATTGAATGTTGATATCTTCAATTTCGTTGAGGAAATGACTGGCACGAAGAGAAAGACGCTGGACGAAATAGCAGAATATATGGGAGTTATGAAAAAGAGCGATAGAGTTTTGCTGGAGTGGTATGAAATACCAAAGCTCTGGGATTCCGGGGATAGGGAAGCAAACAAGGTTCTAGCATATAATAGAGATGATGTTGTTTCAACGTATAGATTGGCTGAGAAGTTCATTCCATTTGGAATACAGCTGTCTGGACTGACAGGAATTCCATTGGATCAAATAATGGCTGCCAGCGTTGGATTTCGTCTGGAATACTATCTAATGAGAAAGGCTTTCAGGTATGGAGAGCTTGTTCCAAACAGAGAGGAGAGAGGAAGAGAGAGCTACAAAGGAGCTATAGTGCTTTCGCCAAAGCCTGGAGTTCATGAAAATGTGGCAGTTCTGGACTTTGCTAGCATGTATCCCAACATAATGATAAAGTACAATGTTGGTCCAGACACGCTAGTAAAAGATGAGGATTGCTCCCCAGAAAAATGCTTCATAGCCCCTGATGTTGGGCACAAATTCAGGAAAGAGCCGCAGGGATTCTTCAAGAGTGTTCTCACAGAACTGCTTCAAGCAAGGAAAAAAATGAGAGATGAGATGAAGAAGCTCCAAATAGGTTCTCCCGAATATTCTATCTTAGATGAAAGGCAGAAGGCTGTGAAGGTGCTTGCTAATGCTACATATGGATACATGGGATGGCAGGCAGCTAGATGGTACTGCAGAGAATGTGCAGAGGCGATCACAGCGTGGGGGAGGGCAAACATTACCTCTGCAATTAATGAGGCCAAGAAAATTGGACTTAATGTGATCTATGGTGATACAGATAGCCTCTTCGTGGAAAACAAGCCAGAGCTTGTTGAGAAGCTAATTGGCTGGATAGATAAAGAGCTAGGACTTGAAATAAAGGTAGACAAGATTTACAAGAGGCTCTTCTTCACTGAAGCTAAAAAAAGGTATGTGGGACTCACTGTAGATGGAACAATTGATATTGTTGGGTTTGAGGCTATAAGAGGGGATTGGTCAGAGATTGCCAAGGACATACAGGTGGAAGTATCGCGAGTCATTCTGGAAGAAATGAGCACCAAGAAGGCGATAGCCTACGTGAAGGATGTAATAGCAAAACTTAAAGATAGAAAGATTCCTATGGATAAATTGATAATTTGGAAGACTATCACAAAGAAGATTGATGAATATGAAGTAGATGCTCCTCATGTCACAGCAGCAAGACTTTATGAGAGCTATGGGCTTAAAATTTCTCCGGGAGACAAAGTTGGTTATGTTGTAACAAAGGGTTCAGGAAAAATTAGTGAAAGAGTTAAGCCCTATTTTGCAGCATCAATAGATGAAGTAGATACTGAATATTACTCGGATCACCAAATAGTGCCAGCAGCAATGAGAATCTTAGAATACTTTGGGGTTAAAGAAGCGGAGTTGAAGGGATCTGGAAAGGATGCGCAAAAATCTCTGATGGATTTCCTCGGTAAGAAGTCTTGA